A single region of the Tigriopus californicus strain San Diego chromosome 8, Tcal_SD_v2.1, whole genome shotgun sequence genome encodes:
- the LOC131884913 gene encoding uncharacterized protein LOC131884913 codes for MGTAAAIDQGSFGLSKSSLNSAAKGRQDTGCDTDYLQIPGAQRDAEPAAEMFVVGSIAAFVHSRICGRFFSFTDAAQIDGGVDNTESICTQQRPFRVIFKTDGDEDAIGISSATANEQGQLPGGIIGFHLNFALQDC; via the exons ATGGGAACCGCCGCAGCCATTGATCAAGGATCGTTTGGCCTCTCTAAGAGCTCCTTGAACAGCGCCGCCAAAGGACGCCAGGATACGGGTTGCGATACGGACTATCTGCAG ATTCCCGGAGCCCAAAGAGACGCTGAACCCGCTGCTGAAATGTTTGTCGTGGGATCGATCgctgcttttgttcacagTCGAATCTGTGGACGATTCTTCAGTTTCACCGATGCTGCCCAAATCGACGGGGGAGTGGATAACACCGAATCCATTTGTA CTCAACAACGACCCTTCCGCGTGATTTTTAAAACCGATGGAGATGAGGACGCCATTGGCATCTCATCCGCCACGGCCAATGAGCAAGGGCAACTTCCAGGGGGGATCATTGGATTCCATCTCAATTTTGCGCTGCAGGACTGTTAG
- the LOC131885159 gene encoding galactoside 2-alpha-L-fucosyltransferase Sec1-like has product MMDPVWVGIHVRKTDYERHLNKISNGTLVTFEYFERAIKRLEESLSDSYRNFEPTNMVFVVASDDPQWCKTQFGTMPNKTVIFANEAFKDNLGFDRKYLDMAIMSKCNHSIFDYGTFGFWGAYLAGGHTILAHHIGTGKNPEVENVRQAELPNWHFIEAHGKS; this is encoded by the exons ATGATGGACCCAGTTTGGGTTGGAATTCACGTTAGAAAAACCGACTATGAGCGCCATTTAAACAAGATTTCAAATGGCACCTTGGTTACTTTTGAGTATTTTGAACGTGCTAtaaaaagacttgaagaaagCCTAAGCGATTCATACCGGAACTTTGAGCCCACAAAT ATGGTATTTGTGGTAGCTTCAGATGACCCTCAATGGTGCAAGACACAATTCGGAACAATGCCCAATAAGACCGTCATATTTGCCAACGAAGccttcaaagacaatttgggaTTTGACAGGAAGTATTTAGATATGGCCATCATGTCCAAATGCAACCACTCCATCTTCGACTATGGGACATTTGGATTTTGGGGGGCCTATTTGGCCGGAGGTCATACGATACTGGCCCATCACATTGGCACTGGCAAGAATCCCGAAGTGGAGAACGTCAGGCAAGCTGAACTGCCAAATTGGCACTTCATTGAAGCTCATGGAAAGTCGTAA